In Sphingobacterium sp. PCS056, the following proteins share a genomic window:
- a CDS encoding GNAT family N-acetyltransferase: protein MLFINYTAFYREKCIEIFKSNLPIFFDQQELPLFENFLDHHTHENYYLIKEGEQILACGGIFIDEIKGEASLAWGMVHAQHHKKGIGKLLTQYRLEIMKNCYPNKTYVLETSQHTAAFYEKNGFHTIAIVQDGFGKGIDKYMMEMKNK, encoded by the coding sequence ATGCTATTCATAAACTATACAGCATTTTACAGGGAAAAATGTATCGAAATATTTAAAAGTAATTTACCAATCTTTTTTGACCAGCAAGAGTTGCCACTATTTGAAAACTTTTTAGATCACCATACTCATGAAAATTACTACCTGATTAAAGAAGGTGAGCAGATATTAGCCTGTGGAGGAATTTTTATTGACGAAATAAAAGGCGAAGCCAGTCTAGCATGGGGAATGGTGCATGCCCAGCATCATAAAAAAGGAATAGGTAAATTGCTTACTCAATACAGGCTAGAGATCATGAAAAACTGCTACCCGAATAAAACATATGTATTGGAAACCTCACAGCATACTGCAGCATTTTACGAAAAAAATGGATTTCATACCATAGCTATTGTACAGGATGGTTTTGGAAAGGGGATAGATAAATATATGATGGAAATGAAAAATAAATAG